The following are encoded together in the Paraburkholderia sp. BL10I2N1 genome:
- a CDS encoding aldehyde dehydrogenase family protein, translated as MTTANMNPELAPLLVASHKTDFDVYHGRLYIDGQWCEAGGGERVERLSPAHGELVSTYAVATPEDVDAAIDAAHRAFHHGPWPKMKGAERARVLLAIADGIQAQIERLALIESLENGKPLIQARAEVAGCVDLWQYAASLARTTSGDAYNTLGEDMLGLVLRQPIGVVGIITPWNFPLWILCQKLPFAMAAGCTCVIKPSELTSGTTVMLMEILEKAGVLAGVANVVTGKGSRVGQPLAESPRVDMLSFTGSTHVGSMLAGVASKKLKKVALELGGKNPQIVFPDCDWDAMVDAVVFGVYFNAGECCNSGSRVLVHESIVERFAASVIERAREVPVGDPLHPDAKVGAIVSEQQMNDILGHIETGVSAGAKVRLGGGRYASAKGLYLQPTVLTDVTADMGVAREEIFGPVLSVIAFRDLDHAIEIANDTAYGLSAAVWSSDIDTCLKVARGVDAGTIWVNTFLDGYPELPFGGFKSSGVGRELGKQAVEDYTETKTIQLHIGERKNLWLPAKK; from the coding sequence ATGACGACTGCAAACATGAATCCGGAACTGGCGCCCTTGCTTGTGGCGTCTCATAAGACTGACTTTGACGTGTATCACGGTCGTCTCTACATCGACGGGCAGTGGTGCGAGGCTGGTGGCGGCGAACGTGTCGAGCGGCTCAGTCCGGCTCACGGCGAGCTCGTCAGCACCTATGCCGTGGCGACACCCGAGGACGTCGACGCGGCAATCGACGCGGCCCATCGTGCATTTCATCACGGCCCCTGGCCAAAGATGAAGGGAGCGGAGCGTGCCCGCGTGCTGCTGGCGATCGCGGATGGCATCCAGGCCCAGATTGAGCGTCTTGCGCTGATCGAATCGCTGGAGAACGGAAAGCCACTCATCCAGGCGCGCGCGGAGGTCGCCGGTTGCGTCGATCTGTGGCAGTACGCCGCGAGCCTCGCCCGCACCACTAGCGGTGACGCCTACAACACCTTGGGTGAAGACATGCTTGGATTGGTGTTGCGTCAGCCGATCGGGGTGGTCGGCATCATCACGCCGTGGAATTTTCCACTGTGGATTTTGTGCCAGAAACTGCCATTCGCGATGGCAGCGGGCTGCACATGCGTGATCAAGCCCAGCGAGCTGACGTCCGGCACGACCGTCATGTTGATGGAGATTCTTGAAAAGGCAGGCGTGCTTGCCGGGGTCGCGAATGTCGTGACGGGCAAGGGCTCGCGCGTCGGCCAGCCTCTCGCTGAAAGTCCGCGGGTCGACATGCTCTCGTTCACGGGTTCGACCCATGTCGGGTCCATGCTAGCTGGGGTGGCCTCAAAGAAACTCAAGAAAGTCGCACTGGAACTGGGTGGCAAGAATCCTCAGATCGTTTTCCCGGACTGCGACTGGGACGCAATGGTCGACGCGGTCGTATTCGGCGTGTACTTCAACGCCGGCGAATGCTGCAACAGCGGTAGCCGGGTTCTCGTGCATGAGTCCATCGTGGAGCGGTTTGCCGCTTCTGTCATCGAGCGTGCCCGCGAAGTGCCTGTCGGCGATCCGCTTCATCCCGATGCGAAGGTCGGCGCGATCGTCAGCGAACAGCAAATGAACGACATCCTTGGTCATATCGAGACCGGTGTCTCGGCAGGCGCGAAGGTGCGTCTTGGCGGCGGGCGTTACGCAAGTGCTAAGGGCCTTTATCTGCAGCCGACCGTCCTGACCGATGTCACGGCAGACATGGGTGTCGCAAGAGAGGAAATTTTCGGCCCTGTCTTGAGTGTCATCGCTTTCCGCGATCTTGATCATGCCATCGAAATCGCAAACGACACTGCGTACGGCTTGTCGGCCGCTGTGTGGAGCAGCGATATCGATACCTGCCTGAAGGTCGCACGCGGTGTCGACGCAGGGACGATCTGGGTGAACACCTTCCTCGACGGATATCCGGAACTCCCGTTTGGTGGATTCAAGTCGAGCGGCGTCGGCCGCGAACTCGGCAAGCAGGCGGTCGAAGACTATACGGAGACGAAGACGATTCAACTGCATATCGGAGAACGCAAGAACCTTTGGCTGCCGGCGAAGAAATAG
- a CDS encoding enoyl-CoA hydratase/isomerase family protein translates to MADIDGIQFERSGAVAVVTLNRPEKLNALTPPMLMRLEAVAAKLDTWTDVRAVVLTGSGTKAFCVGADINEWSALAPLDMWRQWVPRGHRIFDRWAALRVPVIAAINGHALGGGLELAAVADIRIADPAATFALPEAGIATCPGWSGTQRLVSVIGASKVKMLALTGRRIDAARAHEIGLIDEVASAAGALNAALEMAEQIARLAPVSVQLTKQLVNAANGEGAAATLEAMAGALAATTADAREGMLSFREKRPANFEGN, encoded by the coding sequence GTGGCTGATATCGATGGAATCCAGTTCGAGCGCAGTGGCGCAGTCGCAGTTGTCACGTTGAATCGCCCAGAGAAGCTCAATGCCTTGACCCCACCGATGCTGATGCGTCTGGAGGCGGTCGCCGCGAAGCTTGATACGTGGACCGATGTGCGTGCCGTGGTCCTGACTGGTTCGGGAACCAAGGCTTTCTGCGTGGGTGCGGATATCAATGAATGGTCCGCGCTGGCGCCACTTGATATGTGGCGTCAGTGGGTACCGCGCGGACACAGGATCTTTGATCGTTGGGCTGCGCTTCGTGTGCCGGTCATCGCCGCTATCAATGGGCACGCACTCGGAGGCGGCCTGGAGCTTGCCGCGGTGGCGGACATCCGGATTGCAGACCCTGCCGCGACCTTCGCGCTCCCAGAGGCGGGTATAGCGACATGTCCGGGCTGGTCCGGTACACAACGGCTTGTCTCGGTCATTGGGGCGAGCAAGGTCAAGATGCTCGCGCTCACCGGCAGACGTATCGACGCCGCGCGCGCTCACGAGATCGGTCTGATCGACGAGGTTGCGTCGGCGGCCGGTGCATTGAACGCCGCGCTGGAGATGGCCGAACAGATCGCACGTCTTGCACCTGTGTCGGTGCAACTGACCAAGCAACTGGTGAACGCGGCAAATGGCGAGGGTGCTGCGGCCACCCTCGAGGCGATGGCGGGTGCATTGGCGGCAACCACCGCGGATGCGCGTGAGGGAATGCTGAGCTTTCGCGAAAAGCGGCCGGCGAACTTTGAGGGTAACTGA
- a CDS encoding acyl CoA:acetate/3-ketoacid CoA transferase has translation MATAAGLINDGDVVTVSSSSGLGCPDAMLAAIGTRFETEGHPRQLSLLHPIAAGDMYGVKGIDHLAKHGLIKSIIAGSFPSGPSSLPMPDIWRMVVDNEIRAYNLPSGVMFDMHRDAAAKRPGVLTKVGLDTFVDPDRQGGAMNSLSESEPIVNKVTFAGEEWLFFPNIVPRVAIVRATTADERGNLSYEHEGALLGGRDQALAVRNNGGIVIAQVKRVVKAGSLGTQQVHIPCNLVDYVVVDPEQKQTTQIEYDPEISGEIKVPDSEFAFADWNAEKVIARRAAMEIADGDAVNLGFGISANVPRILLEEGLNGRVTWAIEQGAVGGMPLLGFAFGCSANADAIMPSPSQFIYFQGGGFDVSLLSFLQIDRNGHVNVSKLPSKPYLTAGCGGFIDITTHAKKLVFSGFFTAGAKLEVGHGRLTILQEGKSKKFIGDVDHVTFSGRMAQQRGQQVLYVTERCVLQLTKEGLEVIEVAPGIDLNRDVLEQADFPLIVSPDLKTMNAAIFSESPYGLQLREARRG, from the coding sequence ATGGCGACTGCCGCAGGCCTGATCAACGATGGTGACGTTGTGACCGTCAGTTCGTCTAGTGGCCTTGGCTGCCCCGACGCCATGCTGGCGGCGATCGGGACGCGCTTTGAAACCGAAGGCCATCCTCGACAACTGTCGCTGCTGCATCCGATAGCAGCTGGCGACATGTATGGCGTCAAAGGCATCGATCATCTGGCGAAGCACGGGCTTATCAAGTCGATCATCGCCGGTTCGTTTCCCAGTGGCCCATCGAGCCTTCCGATGCCCGACATCTGGCGGATGGTGGTCGACAACGAAATCCGGGCATACAACCTGCCGAGCGGTGTGATGTTTGACATGCATCGGGACGCGGCTGCGAAGCGCCCTGGTGTCCTCACCAAGGTAGGGCTCGACACCTTTGTCGATCCGGACCGGCAGGGCGGCGCAATGAACAGTCTTTCGGAATCCGAGCCGATTGTGAACAAGGTCACGTTCGCGGGCGAGGAGTGGCTCTTCTTTCCGAATATCGTGCCGCGCGTCGCTATCGTGCGTGCAACCACAGCGGATGAGCGGGGCAACCTGTCTTACGAGCACGAAGGCGCGCTGCTTGGCGGCCGCGACCAGGCGCTTGCGGTGCGCAATAACGGCGGCATTGTCATCGCCCAGGTCAAGCGAGTCGTGAAGGCAGGGTCGCTCGGTACGCAGCAGGTGCACATTCCGTGCAACCTCGTTGACTACGTGGTCGTGGACCCCGAGCAGAAACAGACGACGCAGATCGAATACGACCCGGAGATCAGCGGCGAAATCAAGGTTCCGGACAGCGAATTTGCATTTGCCGACTGGAACGCAGAAAAGGTGATTGCCCGTCGCGCGGCGATGGAAATCGCGGACGGAGACGCCGTGAATCTCGGCTTTGGCATTTCGGCCAACGTTCCGCGCATTCTCCTTGAAGAAGGACTCAACGGCCGGGTGACGTGGGCTATCGAGCAGGGCGCGGTGGGCGGTATGCCGTTGCTCGGCTTCGCCTTCGGTTGTTCGGCAAACGCCGACGCGATCATGCCGTCGCCTTCGCAGTTCATCTACTTCCAGGGAGGCGGCTTCGATGTTTCGCTGCTGTCGTTCCTGCAGATCGACCGCAACGGCCACGTGAACGTGTCGAAGCTGCCCAGCAAGCCGTACCTGACTGCCGGATGTGGCGGCTTCATCGACATTACGACGCACGCGAAGAAGCTCGTCTTCTCGGGCTTTTTCACAGCCGGCGCGAAGCTGGAGGTAGGTCACGGACGACTGACGATCCTTCAGGAGGGCAAATCGAAGAAGTTCATCGGCGACGTCGACCACGTCACGTTCAGCGGCCGCATGGCGCAGCAGCGTGGTCAGCAGGTGCTGTATGTGACTGAACGGTGTGTGCTGCAGCTCACGAAGGAAGGTCTTGAAGTGATCGAGGTGGCGCCCGGCATCGACCTGAACAGGGACGTGCTTGAGCAGGCGGACTTTCCTTTGATTGTTTCGCCGGATCTGAAGACCATGAATGCTGCGATTTTCAGCGAATCGCCGTACGGTCTGCAACTCAGGGAGGCACGTCGTGGCTGA
- a CDS encoding Gfo/Idh/MocA family oxidoreductase, whose amino-acid sequence MATNIRWALVGASTIADEWMVNAIRSQPDGTIEAVVSGSAGRAREFADKHQISKPTTGLDEILADRDIDAVYISSTNEKHLPQVLAAAAAGKHVLCEKPLALSEAEAHQMIEVCAAHQVVLGTNHHLRCAATHRRLRELIRSGAVGTPLYVRVFHAVSLPPHLRGWRIERPDAGGGVVLDISVHDADTLRFILDAEPVEVSAMTSAGSMGTRGLADGVMGIIRFSNGVLAQIHDAFTVPYAPTGLEVHGTEGSLIARDVMTQRAVGEIELRSAAGFEIIEVVHQDLYVTAVAQFHRAVLLGEDPAATGRDGYRSLVTALALEESASTGAHVAVPQQFAR is encoded by the coding sequence ATGGCTACTAATATTCGCTGGGCGCTGGTCGGCGCCAGCACCATAGCAGACGAATGGATGGTCAACGCGATCCGGTCGCAGCCGGACGGCACGATCGAAGCGGTCGTCAGTGGCAGCGCCGGGCGCGCCCGCGAGTTTGCCGACAAGCATCAGATTTCGAAGCCGACCACAGGCCTTGATGAGATCCTCGCCGATCGCGACATCGACGCCGTCTACATCAGCAGCACGAACGAAAAACACCTGCCTCAAGTTCTGGCGGCCGCTGCCGCCGGCAAACACGTGCTCTGCGAAAAGCCCCTCGCGCTCTCAGAGGCTGAGGCGCACCAGATGATTGAAGTGTGCGCCGCCCATCAGGTCGTCCTTGGCACGAACCATCACCTGCGGTGCGCGGCGACACACCGCCGTCTGCGAGAACTCATCCGTTCCGGTGCGGTCGGCACGCCGCTTTACGTGCGAGTCTTCCACGCGGTCTCGCTACCGCCGCACCTCCGCGGCTGGCGAATCGAGCGCCCTGATGCGGGCGGCGGAGTCGTGCTCGACATCTCCGTGCATGACGCCGACACGCTTCGCTTCATTCTGGATGCAGAACCCGTCGAAGTGAGCGCGATGACCTCGGCGGGAAGCATGGGTACCCGGGGCCTCGCCGACGGCGTGATGGGAATCATCCGGTTCAGTAATGGAGTGCTTGCCCAGATTCACGACGCGTTCACCGTGCCGTACGCGCCGACCGGCCTCGAGGTCCACGGGACCGAAGGCTCGCTCATCGCACGTGACGTGATGACCCAGCGCGCGGTCGGGGAAATCGAGCTGCGTTCAGCAGCTGGTTTCGAAATCATCGAGGTCGTCCACCAGGACCTTTATGTCACCGCAGTCGCCCAGTTCCATCGCGCTGTTCTCCTCGGTGAGGATCCCGCAGCGACCGGTCGGGACGGATACCGGTCCCTGGTCACCGCGCTTGCGCTTGAAGAGTCGGCTTCAACCGGTGCACACGTAGCCGTCCCGCAGCAGTTCGCGCGCTGA
- a CDS encoding LacI family DNA-binding transcriptional regulator, producing MKTVPTIQDIAAAAGVSKSTVSLVLQQSPKIKAETADKVRAAAQLLGYVYNRGAANLRGTRSTIVGMVINDLTNPFFVELLVAIERGLAQAGYTTLMAHTAENVATQTRVLQSMREQNVAGLIMSPALGTSEQLPDEIRSWGIPLVLVMRPMGTDVDTVGVDNSFGFALATEHLIAQGHTRIAFAGNRSGYAVANQRRQGYLATMASHALPVSDEWIIDVELTPEGGRQAVRSIFEMRPRPTAVLCYNDQVAFGVLHELDRMGKRAGKALAVVGCDNVIAAEHTNPPLTTLSAGADKLGTIASETLLARLDPSADGKEPPVQYFAIPQLVVRESSVGSTRRHPHLSIDATRTERRVAGQRQ from the coding sequence ATGAAAACCGTTCCGACGATTCAGGACATTGCAGCGGCTGCGGGCGTATCCAAGTCGACAGTCTCGCTGGTCCTTCAGCAGAGCCCAAAAATCAAGGCGGAGACGGCCGACAAGGTTCGGGCGGCGGCACAACTCCTCGGGTACGTCTACAACCGCGGCGCAGCAAATCTGCGCGGAACCCGAAGTACCATCGTCGGCATGGTCATTAATGACCTTACCAACCCCTTCTTCGTCGAGTTGCTCGTCGCCATTGAGCGGGGGCTCGCGCAGGCCGGATACACGACGCTGATGGCGCACACTGCCGAAAACGTCGCGACCCAGACTCGTGTTCTGCAATCGATGCGTGAGCAGAATGTGGCCGGCCTGATCATGTCTCCTGCGTTGGGAACATCTGAGCAACTGCCGGATGAGATCAGATCCTGGGGAATTCCGCTTGTCCTTGTCATGCGACCAATGGGCACGGATGTCGACACGGTCGGAGTCGACAACAGTTTTGGATTCGCTCTCGCGACGGAACATCTGATTGCTCAGGGCCACACACGTATCGCCTTCGCTGGCAATCGAAGCGGCTATGCAGTTGCGAACCAGCGCAGGCAGGGCTATCTCGCGACGATGGCCAGTCATGCCCTGCCTGTCTCCGACGAGTGGATCATCGACGTCGAACTGACACCCGAGGGCGGTCGTCAGGCAGTTCGCTCCATCTTCGAGATGCGGCCTCGACCGACGGCAGTGCTCTGCTACAACGACCAGGTGGCGTTTGGCGTATTGCATGAACTGGACCGGATGGGCAAACGTGCGGGCAAGGCGCTCGCGGTCGTCGGCTGTGACAATGTGATAGCAGCGGAACATACCAATCCACCGCTCACTACCCTTTCCGCCGGAGCGGACAAACTTGGCACGATCGCGAGTGAGACGCTGCTGGCCAGGCTTGATCCATCGGCGGACGGAAAAGAACCACCCGTGCAGTACTTCGCCATTCCGCAGCTAGTCGTCAGGGAGTCAAGCGTGGGCTCCACGCGGCGGCACCCGCATCTTTCCATTGATGCCACCCGCACGGAACGTCGCGTAGCGGGCCAGCGGCAATAA
- a CDS encoding DUF1479 domain-containing protein, giving the protein MESLHIDDLPTAIGAVKKQLRAGLPNYKEVFQEVEAEIQRKVATIVEQRARGESVIPEIQYADIAADRVSDGQIASIKDRGACVVRGVFSRERAERWDVEVAEYVKSNGLDEKLAHRAEDKYFGNLASSKPQIYGIYWSRPQVEARQAPELTQTRVFLNRLWKHDSEGRVHFDPDRVPMYADRLRRRPPGSESLGLSAHCDGGSVERWLDDNFRCVYRHVFSGDWRQYDAFDAAYRPEAREIPSPTVCSMFRTFQGWTALTPQGPGDGTLQLVPIANAMMYILLRALQDDVPDDDLCGALPGRALSIKPEWHGLLHEALSSIPQMQAGDTVFWHSDVIHAVEDAHRGKGYSNVMYISAAPACAKNDAYLKRQLPTFLKGESPPDFPADQFEVDFAGRAVEEDLTQLGKEQMGFAL; this is encoded by the coding sequence ATGGAATCCCTTCACATCGACGATTTGCCGACTGCTATTGGGGCGGTTAAAAAGCAGTTGCGCGCCGGCCTTCCCAACTATAAGGAAGTATTCCAGGAGGTCGAAGCTGAAATTCAGCGCAAGGTCGCTACCATCGTGGAGCAGCGCGCCCGTGGTGAGTCTGTCATTCCTGAAATCCAGTATGCGGATATCGCGGCTGACCGGGTGAGCGACGGCCAGATCGCATCGATCAAGGATCGAGGGGCCTGCGTCGTCCGGGGTGTGTTCAGCCGCGAGCGCGCTGAACGGTGGGACGTGGAGGTCGCCGAATATGTCAAGTCCAATGGGCTCGACGAAAAACTCGCGCATCGTGCAGAGGACAAGTACTTCGGCAACCTCGCTTCGAGCAAGCCTCAGATCTACGGCATTTACTGGTCGAGGCCTCAGGTCGAGGCGCGCCAGGCGCCCGAACTCACTCAGACGCGCGTCTTTCTGAACCGCCTCTGGAAACACGACAGCGAAGGGCGCGTTCATTTCGATCCGGACCGCGTTCCGATGTACGCGGACCGGCTGCGCCGTCGCCCCCCCGGCTCAGAGTCGCTCGGACTGTCTGCCCATTGTGACGGTGGATCGGTCGAACGTTGGCTTGACGACAATTTCCGGTGTGTCTATCGACACGTGTTTAGTGGCGACTGGCGCCAATACGACGCGTTCGATGCCGCGTATCGCCCCGAGGCGAGAGAGATTCCGTCTCCCACTGTCTGTTCGATGTTCCGCACTTTCCAGGGCTGGACGGCGCTCACTCCGCAAGGTCCGGGAGACGGCACGCTCCAACTCGTGCCGATCGCGAACGCGATGATGTACATATTATTGCGCGCTCTTCAGGACGACGTGCCGGACGACGATCTGTGCGGCGCCTTGCCCGGGCGCGCGCTTTCGATCAAGCCGGAGTGGCACGGTCTGCTGCACGAGGCCTTATCTTCGATCCCGCAGATGCAGGCAGGGGACACCGTCTTCTGGCATAGCGACGTGATTCACGCGGTCGAAGATGCCCATCGTGGAAAGGGCTACAGCAACGTCATGTACATATCGGCTGCGCCTGCGTGTGCAAAGAACGACGCATACCTTAAACGCCAGTTGCCCACCTTCCTCAAGGGGGAGAGCCCGCCGGATTTCCCCGCGGACCAGTTCGAAGTTGACTTTGCCGGCAGGGCTGTGGAAGAAGACCTGACTCAACTCGGCAAGGAGCAGATGGGCTTCGCCCTCTGA
- a CDS encoding helix-turn-helix domain-containing protein, with protein sequence MKPLYEHVEMSAGCSVRVYHRKLPRIPFEWHHHPEYELTLTMNSRGKRYIGDSIEGYEGDDLVLVPPDLPHTWSSNRSIDDSAPQVAIVIWFEGDWARRLADCCPEYEPLHRLLRRAACGLAFRAEAGATVRSRLDGLLSASPRERLSVALDILCLLADEEAQPLASASAFDQSNVGRPSGHEPERINRALAVIETRFAERLTLTELAAAATLSERTLNRYFVQHIGESVGKYVSRVRIGHACRMLVDTSWPVSVIAAHSGFPNVANFNRQFRSLKETTPAAYRKEFAGKPRHQLNAPLTLEARSPSLDGS encoded by the coding sequence ATGAAACCTCTATACGAACATGTTGAGATGAGCGCCGGATGCTCCGTGCGGGTTTATCACCGGAAGCTTCCGCGTATTCCGTTCGAATGGCACCATCACCCGGAATATGAGCTCACCTTGACGATGAATAGCCGCGGAAAGCGCTATATCGGTGACTCGATCGAGGGGTACGAGGGCGATGACCTGGTGCTCGTTCCGCCAGACTTGCCCCATACCTGGTCATCAAACCGTTCGATTGACGACAGTGCCCCGCAGGTCGCTATCGTCATCTGGTTCGAAGGCGACTGGGCGCGACGACTCGCAGATTGCTGCCCCGAGTACGAACCACTTCATCGGCTTCTAAGGCGCGCTGCCTGCGGCCTTGCATTCAGAGCAGAAGCCGGCGCAACGGTAAGAAGCCGGCTCGACGGTCTTTTGTCAGCGTCTCCAAGGGAGAGACTCAGCGTTGCTCTGGACATCCTGTGCCTATTGGCGGATGAAGAAGCACAGCCACTCGCGTCCGCCAGCGCGTTCGATCAGAGCAACGTGGGGCGGCCTTCCGGCCACGAGCCCGAGCGGATAAATCGCGCGCTAGCGGTTATCGAGACGCGATTTGCCGAGCGGCTGACACTCACGGAACTAGCCGCCGCCGCGACCCTTTCAGAGCGCACACTCAATCGATATTTTGTTCAGCATATCGGCGAAAGTGTTGGGAAGTATGTGAGCCGTGTGCGAATAGGTCACGCATGTCGAATGCTCGTAGACACCTCATGGCCCGTGTCGGTTATCGCTGCGCATTCAGGATTTCCCAACGTTGCCAATTTCAACCGTCAATTTCGCTCGCTGAAAGAGACGACTCCCGCCGCCTATCGGAAAGAGTTTGCTGGTAAGCCCAGACATCAACTGAATGCCCCGTTGACACTGGAGGCAAGATCGCCGTCCTTGGACGGCTCATGA
- a CDS encoding catalase, translated as MSDRTLTSAAGAPVADNQNSMTAGPRGPVVLQDVWLLEKLAHFDREVIPERRVHAKGSGAFGTLTVTHDISRYSKAKVFAQVGQETPLFMRFSTVAGERGAADAERDVRGFSIKFYTEEGNWDVVGNNTPVFFIRDPLKFPDFIHTQKRDPYTNLRSNVAAWDFWSRHPESLHQVTILMSDRGIPKNYRQMHGFGSHTYSFINANNERFWVKFHFKSMKGIENFTDAEAAQVVAQDRESAQRDLIGNIDAGNFPKWRFAIQVMPEAATYRFNPFDITKVWSQKDYPLIDVGTIELNRNAANYFADVEQAAFTPANVVPGIGFSPDRLLQGRLFSYGDTQRYRLGINHHQIPVNASRCPFQHSFHRDGAMRTDGNLGGNVNYEPNRFGDFAQYRNAAEPPLAAGAVDRYDHRDDDDYYSQPGALFRLFDVAQRARLFGNIARHINGVPLTIVARQIEHFRQADPAYAEGVIAALGR; from the coding sequence ATGTCAGATCGTACTCTTACGAGCGCTGCTGGCGCCCCCGTCGCCGACAACCAGAATTCGATGACCGCCGGCCCTCGCGGCCCGGTCGTCCTGCAAGACGTCTGGCTGCTCGAAAAGCTCGCCCATTTCGATCGCGAAGTGATTCCTGAACGCCGCGTTCACGCGAAGGGCTCGGGCGCCTTCGGCACGCTGACGGTGACGCACGACATTTCCCGCTACTCGAAGGCGAAGGTATTCGCGCAGGTCGGCCAGGAAACGCCGCTTTTCATGCGCTTTTCGACGGTGGCCGGCGAGCGTGGCGCGGCCGACGCGGAACGCGACGTGCGCGGCTTCTCGATCAAGTTCTACACCGAGGAAGGCAACTGGGACGTGGTCGGCAACAACACGCCGGTGTTCTTCATTCGCGATCCGCTCAAGTTTCCGGACTTCATTCATACGCAGAAGCGTGATCCGTACACGAATCTGCGCAGCAACGTCGCCGCGTGGGATTTCTGGTCGCGTCATCCGGAGTCGCTGCATCAGGTGACGATTCTGATGAGCGATCGCGGCATTCCGAAGAACTACCGGCAGATGCACGGCTTCGGTTCGCACACGTACTCGTTCATCAACGCGAACAACGAGCGTTTCTGGGTCAAGTTTCACTTCAAGTCGATGAAAGGCATCGAAAACTTCACCGATGCCGAGGCCGCGCAGGTGGTCGCGCAGGACCGTGAAAGCGCGCAACGCGATCTGATCGGCAACATCGACGCGGGCAACTTTCCGAAATGGCGCTTCGCGATTCAGGTGATGCCGGAAGCGGCGACGTATCGCTTCAATCCGTTCGACATCACGAAGGTGTGGTCGCAGAAGGACTATCCGTTGATCGACGTCGGCACGATCGAGCTGAACCGCAACGCGGCGAACTATTTCGCGGACGTCGAGCAGGCGGCGTTCACGCCGGCGAATGTGGTGCCGGGTATCGGCTTTTCGCCGGACCGTCTGTTGCAGGGGCGTCTGTTCTCGTACGGCGATACGCAGCGTTACCGGCTCGGCATCAATCATCACCAGATTCCGGTGAACGCGTCGCGCTGCCCGTTCCAGCATTCGTTCCATCGCGACGGTGCGATGCGCACGGACGGCAATCTCGGCGGCAACGTGAACTACGAGCCGAACCGGTTCGGCGACTTCGCACAATACCGCAATGCGGCCGAGCCGCCGCTCGCCGCGGGTGCGGTGGATCGCTACGATCATCGCGACGACGATGACTACTACAGCCAGCCGGGTGCGCTGTTCCGTCTGTTCGATGTGGCGCAACGCGCGCGGCTGTTCGGCAACATCGCGCGCCACATCAACGGCGTGCCGCTGACGATTGTTGCGCGTCAGATCGAGCATTTCCGTCAGGCCGACCCGGCTTATGCGGAAGGGGTAATCGCAGCGCTTGGGCGGTGA
- a CDS encoding IclR family transcriptional regulator — translation MSSITRLLSILELFSEAKPFLSVEDVAAELDCSTPTAYRYVRELLDAGLLIRFAGGDYGLGPRIIKLDYHLRISDPLLAVGQPIMRELSEHSGFDVVMSRWYGNELVDTHRETHGSALDLRYGRGRPRPLFLGAAPKAILSTFPKAKLAVLFDQYADEIAQSGLGATLDEFRASLLKIRRAGFYLSRGELESNVSALASPLFTDDSGEAVGSLAVIVPTQRLEFANLDRLVESIREAAARISQRTRALVESRGTGAITSSHTVARGKRSA, via the coding sequence ATGTCGAGCATTACGAGACTTTTATCCATACTCGAGCTGTTTTCGGAGGCGAAGCCGTTCCTGTCCGTCGAAGACGTTGCCGCCGAACTCGATTGCTCGACCCCAACGGCTTATCGCTATGTACGCGAGCTCCTGGACGCTGGCTTGCTCATCCGGTTTGCAGGAGGAGACTATGGTCTCGGCCCCCGCATCATCAAGCTTGACTACCATCTGCGCATATCGGATCCGCTGCTTGCGGTCGGGCAGCCGATCATGCGTGAGTTGAGTGAACACTCCGGCTTCGATGTGGTGATGTCGCGCTGGTACGGTAACGAACTCGTGGACACGCATCGGGAGACTCACGGCTCGGCGCTTGACCTCCGGTACGGCCGGGGCCGTCCTCGGCCCCTGTTTCTCGGCGCCGCTCCAAAAGCGATCCTGTCCACCTTTCCGAAGGCCAAGCTCGCGGTCCTGTTCGATCAGTATGCTGACGAGATCGCGCAAAGCGGCCTTGGGGCGACACTCGACGAGTTTCGCGCGTCGCTGCTCAAAATTCGGCGTGCCGGTTTTTATCTGTCGAGGGGCGAACTGGAAAGCAACGTTTCTGCACTGGCGTCGCCGCTATTTACGGACGACTCCGGTGAAGCAGTCGGTTCGCTTGCGGTGATCGTGCCGACCCAGCGACTCGAATTTGCCAATCTGGACCGTCTTGTCGAATCGATCCGGGAGGCAGCGGCGCGAATCTCGCAGCGTACGCGTGCGTTGGTTGAAAGTCGGGGGACCGGAGCCATCACGTCGTCGCACACCGTTGCGCGAGGCAAGCGGTCCGCATGA